A single genomic interval of Stieleria maiorica harbors:
- a CDS encoding adenylate kinase, translating into MRIVFIGPPGAGKGTQCRRLSRELAIPHISSGEMLRATRDDSTLGELVASYIDGGQLAPDDLMMQFIIERLRQPDCDSGYLLDGFPRTVNQAEMLTAYLSERDQRIDSVVNLILHEDVLVQRLLARAGVEGRADDTPETIQARLKVFRDRTEPVLGYYRNCGIVIDVDAAGTPDEVFGSICGSLRSSDGESPQG; encoded by the coding sequence GTGCGAATCGTCTTCATCGGTCCGCCGGGTGCCGGCAAAGGCACTCAATGCCGACGCCTGAGTCGCGAGTTGGCAATCCCGCACATTTCCTCCGGTGAAATGCTGCGGGCGACGCGGGACGATTCGACGCTGGGCGAATTGGTCGCCAGCTACATCGACGGCGGCCAGCTCGCCCCCGACGATTTGATGATGCAGTTCATCATCGAACGGCTGAGACAGCCCGATTGCGACAGCGGCTATCTGTTGGACGGCTTTCCCCGCACCGTCAATCAAGCCGAAATGCTGACGGCTTATCTGTCCGAACGGGATCAGCGGATCGATTCGGTGGTCAACCTGATCCTGCACGAGGATGTCTTGGTCCAGCGGCTGCTCGCACGGGCGGGGGTGGAAGGACGAGCCGACGATACCCCGGAAACGATCCAGGCCCGGTTGAAGGTCTTTCGCGATCGCACCGAACCGGTGTTGGGGTATTACCGCAATTGTGGCATCGTGATCGACGTCGACGCCGCGGGGACACCGGATGAGGTGTTTGGGAGTATTTGCGGTTCGCTGCGGAGCAGCGACGGGGAGTCGCCTCAAGGCTAA
- a CDS encoding outer membrane protein assembly factor BamB family protein: protein MNSAPLRFLSTIRILVFLPALWLVIGLGDRAAAQQGRFGVGFDQNMSRFIPPPRMLNQQLKDAQEAINDRRYSDAVVILGDLLERNVDPTDDSSIAGQDFFLEIKDSDQQRLDQSFLRHCRDLIGGLPSDAFATYELRYGALAKQSLEQATRDRDWKRLREVRRKYFHTAAGYQASLILAQRELYLGHPLASSLLLDDVVSSRHAVDQLGQGLLAMHAIACRLGGRSVPRELASTRVEVTIGDSADAETITDWRGWIDEHYQLPDMDSISRSADYPLLGGSASRNETDAGQLPLSTPRWMLETTATPLEEQRLRKKADELAASGRLVPPSWTPIRVGNQLLMRTTERLRGVDYRTGKRVWQYPWFQTDVSAETEQYDAMLGTGASGPPDRLSRRVWNDLPYGQITSDGKRVFLLDDLSPFQMLQINPLMGVRNTSTADGGRNTLVALELETEGKTLWRLGQNPTIESELNQAFFLGAPIAVDGALYAMAEIAGDILLVSLDPATGKLVWKQQLVAIEGAGIQFDAIRRISGATPSYHEGVLICPTGAGATVAVDLADRTLRWANSYQRRAMGSIMFNSRSGQSSDQLLQRWHNSAATASGMSVLVTPPATDNLYCFELVDGKKRFSKSRQAAFYLAGVRDDQFLMVSARDVVSHDLESGRLNWRTDQRLVSAGQQIVGRGVFGDDSYIVPTSGNELVEISLVDGTLVDRVTAQFPLGNLIAIDGEIISQGPTRLVVALGKKTLGPRVERILQDDPDNLDALVQKALLLSERGDRREALEVLQKARTIDPDSDDVLMLSISSMLGELRENPTPPPGLEEELDALIDTPNQRLEFLALRIESALRKRSVADATKRLLDFSRVMADLSPVGNEDDAILRDPARDCALDSWVCARAAEVMRIATEANEVNVVQEELQNYLESTRLESTKRLSAMTGQLGPLGIDDLVVTLGKRRIAEGELLLAERLLLGASLPSQLLDQQQLDFTADRAITLAEVYNEGSLYQDATAVSEALLKSDPAAENKDATIELQTRAEESLAATESSIDVASPVSLTWKSQSLPGAGRSTFLQAVVDPTLYGGQSFQGWKVVNRGGSVMFQNPDGNVMQLPMDEFRAARVQDRKAKISGGLMILERPGRISAVDLFALQGSRRSDASLWARDFGADGASNTQRKIETTVFGDSNFSYPTNAGAANQISEFRVGPVLGDRVLVLQAGDLLAVDTTNSETLWRNSSAPTLGHILVDQDRVAVVSYMKGIVSSVSQFDLFDGRAIESAEWEHGKVWATSGKHVLAYQVDAKSSAATVRLVDPFAGKVVLEIDAMIKQPLTQVAGRGCGRILQDRYMVLFDTNGRLVIWDLLKATELCRHDTGEMPELQSMYAMWMDGQILVLPANAVVRQKGDMLTQHGETHRTVHQIIAVSTRSGEIIWNRDFQDDAWGITVDQPYGSPVVLLARSKTIYEVNKSTPKMDVAMLRLTDGETIHEQLERVVSPQSTGLTTYLTVQPELSRVQATIDGEQLVYAFGETSAPIRQPAE from the coding sequence ATGAATTCTGCCCCGCTTCGCTTTCTCTCTACGATCCGGATTCTGGTGTTCCTGCCGGCACTTTGGTTGGTGATCGGCCTTGGTGACCGTGCGGCGGCCCAGCAAGGCCGATTCGGTGTGGGATTCGATCAGAACATGTCGCGCTTCATTCCGCCGCCGCGAATGCTGAATCAGCAATTGAAGGACGCACAGGAGGCGATCAATGACCGTCGTTACAGCGATGCGGTGGTGATCCTGGGCGACTTGCTGGAGCGCAACGTCGATCCGACGGACGATTCATCGATCGCCGGTCAAGATTTTTTTCTCGAGATCAAGGACAGTGATCAACAGCGTTTGGACCAAAGCTTTCTGCGTCACTGTCGTGACTTGATCGGCGGGCTTCCCAGTGACGCGTTCGCGACCTACGAACTTCGCTATGGCGCACTGGCCAAACAGTCGCTCGAGCAAGCGACGCGCGATCGAGACTGGAAGCGGCTTCGCGAAGTCCGCCGCAAGTACTTTCACACGGCGGCCGGTTATCAAGCGTCGCTGATCTTGGCCCAGCGTGAGCTTTATCTCGGTCACCCGTTGGCGTCGTCGCTGTTGCTCGATGATGTTGTGTCCAGCCGGCACGCGGTCGATCAACTCGGCCAGGGGCTGCTGGCGATGCACGCGATTGCCTGTCGCCTAGGCGGTCGCTCGGTGCCTCGCGAACTGGCGTCGACTCGCGTCGAAGTCACGATCGGGGATTCCGCCGATGCCGAAACGATCACCGACTGGCGGGGCTGGATCGACGAACATTACCAATTGCCAGATATGGATTCGATCAGCCGTTCGGCGGACTACCCGTTGCTGGGCGGTTCGGCATCGCGAAACGAGACCGATGCCGGCCAGCTACCGCTTTCGACGCCGCGCTGGATGCTGGAGACCACCGCGACGCCGCTGGAAGAACAGCGGTTGCGAAAGAAGGCCGATGAATTGGCCGCCAGCGGGCGATTGGTCCCGCCCAGTTGGACGCCGATTCGCGTCGGCAACCAATTGTTGATGCGGACGACCGAGCGTCTGCGGGGCGTGGACTACCGCACCGGGAAACGCGTTTGGCAATACCCGTGGTTCCAAACCGACGTTTCTGCCGAGACCGAACAGTATGATGCGATGCTGGGGACCGGGGCTTCGGGGCCACCGGATCGACTGAGCCGCCGGGTATGGAACGACTTGCCCTACGGTCAGATCACCAGCGATGGGAAACGGGTGTTTTTGCTCGATGACCTTTCGCCGTTTCAGATGCTGCAAATCAATCCGCTGATGGGAGTGCGCAACACCAGCACGGCCGACGGTGGACGCAACACCTTGGTCGCGTTGGAATTGGAAACCGAAGGCAAGACGTTGTGGCGTCTGGGCCAGAATCCGACGATCGAAAGCGAGTTGAATCAAGCATTCTTCTTGGGAGCTCCGATCGCGGTCGATGGTGCCCTGTATGCGATGGCCGAAATCGCCGGCGATATTCTGTTGGTGTCGCTGGATCCGGCGACCGGAAAACTGGTTTGGAAACAACAGCTCGTCGCGATCGAGGGGGCCGGCATTCAATTCGATGCCATCCGGCGGATCTCCGGTGCGACGCCCAGCTATCACGAAGGTGTATTGATTTGCCCGACCGGTGCCGGTGCAACGGTCGCCGTCGATTTGGCCGATCGGACGCTGCGTTGGGCGAACTCGTACCAGCGGCGGGCGATGGGCAGCATCATGTTCAACTCACGCTCGGGACAATCCTCCGATCAATTGTTGCAGCGTTGGCACAACTCCGCGGCGACGGCCAGCGGCATGAGTGTCTTGGTCACGCCGCCGGCGACCGACAACCTGTATTGCTTTGAACTGGTCGACGGTAAAAAGCGTTTCAGCAAATCGCGTCAGGCAGCATTTTATCTGGCGGGAGTTCGCGACGATCAATTCTTGATGGTCAGTGCCCGCGATGTCGTCAGCCATGACTTGGAAAGCGGTCGGTTGAACTGGCGCACCGACCAACGCCTGGTCTCTGCCGGACAACAGATCGTCGGCAGGGGCGTCTTCGGCGACGATTCCTACATCGTCCCGACCAGCGGAAACGAACTGGTCGAGATCTCGTTGGTCGACGGCACCCTGGTCGATCGCGTGACCGCCCAGTTTCCCTTGGGGAACTTGATCGCCATCGACGGTGAGATCATTTCGCAAGGCCCCACGCGACTGGTCGTCGCCCTGGGGAAGAAAACGCTCGGCCCGCGCGTCGAACGCATCTTGCAAGACGACCCGGACAACTTGGACGCCTTGGTGCAGAAAGCACTGTTGTTGAGTGAACGGGGAGACCGCCGCGAGGCACTCGAGGTGCTGCAGAAAGCCCGCACGATCGATCCCGACAGCGACGATGTGCTGATGCTGTCGATCTCGTCGATGCTGGGGGAACTGCGTGAAAACCCGACGCCGCCGCCGGGGCTGGAGGAAGAACTTGATGCGCTGATCGACACGCCGAATCAGCGTCTGGAGTTCCTGGCCCTGAGGATCGAATCGGCACTGCGAAAGCGTTCGGTCGCTGATGCGACCAAACGGTTGTTGGATTTCTCCCGCGTGATGGCGGACCTCTCGCCGGTGGGCAACGAAGACGACGCCATTCTCCGCGATCCGGCACGCGACTGTGCGCTGGACAGTTGGGTGTGCGCCCGCGCGGCCGAAGTGATGCGAATCGCCACCGAAGCAAACGAAGTGAATGTCGTTCAGGAAGAGCTGCAGAATTATTTGGAGTCGACACGCCTGGAATCGACCAAACGGCTCTCCGCGATGACCGGACAACTCGGACCGCTGGGGATCGATGACCTGGTCGTCACCTTGGGCAAACGGCGGATCGCCGAAGGCGAGTTGTTGTTGGCCGAACGCTTGCTGTTGGGGGCGTCCCTGCCGTCACAGTTATTGGACCAGCAACAACTGGATTTCACCGCCGACCGCGCGATCACCTTGGCCGAGGTGTACAACGAAGGTTCGCTTTACCAAGACGCCACGGCCGTCAGCGAGGCTTTGTTGAAGTCCGATCCGGCGGCGGAAAACAAAGACGCGACAATCGAACTGCAAACCCGCGCCGAGGAAAGTCTGGCGGCGACCGAGTCGTCGATCGATGTCGCCTCACCGGTTTCATTGACCTGGAAATCACAGTCGCTGCCGGGAGCGGGACGTTCGACTTTTCTGCAAGCCGTTGTCGACCCGACGCTTTATGGCGGACAATCCTTTCAAGGATGGAAAGTCGTCAACCGCGGCGGTTCGGTGATGTTTCAAAACCCCGACGGCAACGTGATGCAATTGCCGATGGATGAATTTCGTGCCGCGCGAGTCCAAGATCGCAAAGCCAAGATCAGCGGCGGGCTGATGATTCTGGAACGCCCCGGGCGAATTTCCGCCGTGGACCTGTTCGCGTTGCAGGGCAGCCGCCGTAGCGACGCGTCGTTGTGGGCACGCGATTTCGGGGCCGACGGCGCGAGCAACACCCAGCGCAAAATCGAAACCACCGTCTTCGGTGATTCCAATTTTTCCTACCCGACCAACGCCGGCGCCGCCAATCAAATCAGCGAGTTCCGCGTCGGCCCGGTGCTCGGCGATCGCGTTTTGGTGCTGCAGGCGGGCGACTTGCTGGCCGTGGACACCACGAACAGCGAAACCTTATGGCGGAACTCCTCTGCCCCGACGCTCGGACATATTCTGGTCGATCAGGACCGCGTCGCCGTGGTGTCGTACATGAAAGGAATTGTTTCCTCGGTGTCGCAGTTTGACCTGTTCGACGGACGAGCGATCGAGTCGGCCGAGTGGGAACACGGGAAGGTCTGGGCGACCAGCGGAAAACATGTGTTGGCCTATCAAGTCGACGCAAAGTCCTCCGCCGCGACCGTGCGGTTGGTCGATCCGTTCGCCGGGAAGGTCGTGTTGGAAATCGACGCGATGATCAAACAACCGCTGACCCAAGTCGCTGGGCGCGGGTGCGGACGGATCCTGCAGGACCGCTACATGGTGCTGTTCGATACCAACGGCCGACTGGTGATCTGGGACCTTCTCAAGGCGACCGAGTTGTGTCGTCACGACACCGGCGAGATGCCGGAGTTGCAATCGATGTACGCCATGTGGATGGACGGCCAAATCCTGGTGTTGCCCGCCAACGCCGTCGTGCGGCAAAAAGGTGACATGCTGACCCAGCATGGTGAAACCCACCGCACCGTGCACCAGATCATCGCCGTGTCGACTCGGTCCGGCGAAATCATTTGGAACCGCGATTTCCAGGACGACGCCTGGGGGATCACGGTCGACCAGCCGTACGGATCGCCCGTGGTGTTGTTGGCACGCTCCAAGACGATTTACGAAGTCAACAAATCAACGCCCAAGATGGATGTCGCCATGCTCCGACTGACCGACGGCGAAACCATCCACGAGCAGCTGGAACGCGTCGTGTCGCCGCAATCTACCGGTTTGACCACTTACCTGACCGTCCAGCCGGAACTCAGCCGCGTCCAAGCGACGATCGATGGCGAGCAGCTGGTCTATGCCTTCGGGGAAACGTCGGCCCCGATCCGGCAACCGGCAGAGTGA
- a CDS encoding F0F1 ATP synthase subunit epsilon encodes MAIRCIVVTPERTEVDCEAESVTLPMYDGSLGVLPGRAPMIGRLGFGTLHLATAAGPQRYFVDGGFAQVEGNVVSLLTSRSISVDLLDVGEAERALEDAQEMPASTPELAQLKDTALRRARGQLRSAR; translated from the coding sequence ATGGCGATACGCTGCATCGTTGTCACCCCCGAACGCACCGAAGTGGATTGCGAAGCCGAATCGGTGACGCTGCCCATGTACGACGGATCCCTCGGCGTCCTGCCGGGTCGCGCCCCGATGATCGGGCGTTTGGGTTTCGGCACGCTCCATCTGGCCACCGCCGCGGGACCCCAACGGTACTTCGTCGACGGCGGCTTCGCCCAAGTCGAAGGCAACGTGGTCAGCCTGTTGACCTCGCGATCGATCTCCGTCGACCTGTTGGACGTCGGTGAAGCCGAACGGGCGCTCGAAGACGCCCAGGAAATGCCCGCATCGACCCCCGAGCTGGCGCAGCTGAAAGACACCGCCCTCCGCCGCGCCCGAGGCCAACTCCGCTCGGCCCGCTAA
- the atpD gene encoding F0F1 ATP synthase subunit beta — protein sequence MSTATETRVVGKVTQVIGSTFDAEFPEGQMPEIYNALEVKSEHKGVSIDLVGEVQQHLGGGRIRAIALGSTDGMMRGMDVVDTGKPVAVPVGKETLGRVFNVLGEPIDKRGDVAAEDYWPIHREAPPVNELSTNTELFETGIKVVDLLTPFVRGGKAGLFGGAGLGKTVILTELIARIASSHGGYSVFAGVGERTREGTDLWLEMQETEIGQTGRKVIEQTCMVFGQMNEPPGSRLRVALSALTMAEFFRDTTGADTLLFVDNIFRFSQAGSEVSALLGRMPSAVGYQPTLATEMGALQERITSTKKGAITSVQAVYVPADDPTDPAPATAFGQLDAFIYLERSISEKGIYPAIDPLASNSRILDPQYVGDRHYAIARRVQTTLQRYRELQDIIAILGVDELNEDDKTIVHRARRIERFLSQPFLVAEVFTGKAGEITPLEDTIRSFEEICDGKWDHLPEQAFMYVGSIEQAEAQAKKMEKK from the coding sequence ATGTCCACCGCAACGGAAACTCGCGTCGTCGGCAAAGTCACGCAGGTCATCGGGTCGACGTTCGACGCCGAATTCCCCGAAGGCCAAATGCCGGAGATCTATAACGCTCTGGAAGTCAAGAGCGAGCACAAAGGGGTCTCGATCGACCTGGTCGGCGAAGTCCAACAGCACCTCGGCGGCGGACGCATCCGCGCGATCGCACTGGGCAGCACCGACGGCATGATGCGTGGGATGGACGTCGTCGATACCGGCAAACCCGTCGCCGTTCCGGTCGGAAAAGAAACCCTCGGACGCGTCTTCAACGTGCTGGGCGAACCGATCGACAAACGTGGCGACGTCGCGGCCGAAGATTACTGGCCGATCCACCGCGAAGCCCCGCCGGTCAACGAACTGTCCACCAACACCGAGCTGTTCGAAACCGGGATCAAGGTCGTCGACCTGCTGACCCCCTTCGTCCGCGGTGGTAAAGCGGGATTGTTCGGCGGTGCCGGACTGGGAAAAACCGTGATTCTGACCGAATTGATCGCTCGGATCGCCAGCAGCCACGGCGGTTACTCGGTCTTCGCCGGTGTGGGTGAACGAACCCGCGAAGGCACCGACCTGTGGTTGGAAATGCAGGAAACCGAAATCGGTCAAACCGGACGCAAGGTCATCGAGCAGACCTGCATGGTGTTCGGTCAGATGAACGAGCCGCCGGGATCGCGTCTGCGTGTCGCCCTGTCGGCGTTGACGATGGCCGAGTTCTTCCGGGACACCACCGGCGCGGACACGCTGTTGTTCGTCGACAACATTTTCCGTTTCTCCCAAGCCGGTTCGGAAGTTTCCGCGCTGCTGGGGCGGATGCCGTCGGCGGTCGGTTACCAACCGACGTTGGCGACCGAAATGGGTGCGTTGCAAGAACGGATCACGTCGACCAAAAAGGGTGCGATCACATCGGTCCAAGCCGTCTATGTTCCCGCGGACGACCCGACCGACCCCGCCCCGGCCACCGCGTTCGGCCAGTTGGACGCGTTCATCTATCTGGAACGGTCGATTTCGGAAAAAGGGATCTATCCCGCGATCGACCCGTTGGCGTCCAACTCGCGAATTCTGGACCCGCAATACGTCGGCGATCGTCACTACGCGATCGCACGCCGTGTGCAAACCACGCTGCAACGCTATCGCGAACTGCAAGACATCATCGCGATTCTGGGTGTCGACGAACTGAACGAAGACGACAAGACCATCGTGCACCGCGCACGTCGAATCGAACGATTCCTGTCCCAGCCCTTCTTGGTCGCCGAAGTCTTTACCGGCAAGGCCGGTGAGATCACGCCGTTGGAAGACACGATCCGCAGCTTCGAAGAGATCTGTGACGGCAAGTGGGACCACCTGCCCGAGCAAGCCTTCATGTACGTCGGATCGATCGAACAGGCGGAAGCTCAAGCCAAGAAGATGGAGAAGAAATAA
- the atpG gene encoding ATP synthase F1 subunit gamma, with product MANARALDKRRKSIRNIRKITRTMELIATARYKKAMDRAQAATAYTEQITKIVGRLAAAGLDVQHPLLEQRDEIKNARVLVLTSNRGLCGGYNGAVLREAMPLIKEMKASLPNVAVDVSGKRGADGLAFRKVATDEKHLNFEDQPAYADVEKIADSYLSRYITGELDRLDVVYTKFISTSKQVATVETLLPLGSLGGEEQQEDVGGTSVEYEFLPSAESILEEVVPTSFKVRLFKCFLDAAVSEQVARMIAMKGATENAGDMIKQLSMTYNRARQSQITGEIMEIIGGVEALEG from the coding sequence ATGGCCAACGCAAGAGCGCTTGATAAACGACGCAAGTCGATCCGCAACATCCGCAAGATCACGCGGACGATGGAGCTGATCGCAACGGCGCGGTACAAGAAAGCGATGGACCGGGCCCAAGCCGCGACCGCTTACACCGAGCAGATCACCAAGATCGTCGGGCGACTCGCCGCCGCCGGTCTGGACGTTCAGCATCCGTTGCTGGAACAACGCGACGAAATCAAGAACGCCCGTGTGCTGGTGCTGACCAGCAACCGCGGTTTGTGCGGCGGTTACAACGGCGCGGTGCTTCGTGAAGCGATGCCGCTGATCAAGGAAATGAAAGCGTCGTTGCCCAATGTCGCCGTCGACGTCAGCGGAAAACGCGGTGCCGACGGACTGGCGTTCCGCAAGGTCGCGACCGACGAAAAGCACCTGAATTTCGAAGACCAACCGGCCTACGCCGACGTCGAAAAGATCGCCGACAGCTACCTGTCCCGGTACATCACCGGGGAATTGGATCGGCTGGACGTGGTCTACACGAAATTCATCAGCACCTCCAAGCAAGTCGCCACCGTCGAAACCCTGCTGCCACTGGGATCGCTGGGCGGCGAAGAGCAGCAAGAGGACGTCGGCGGCACGAGTGTCGAGTACGAATTCCTGCCCTCGGCCGAAAGCATCCTCGAGGAAGTCGTTCCGACCAGCTTCAAAGTCCGGCTGTTCAAGTGTTTCTTGGACGCCGCGGTCAGCGAACAAGTCGCTCGAATGATCGCGATGAAGGGCGCGACCGAAAACGCCGGCGACATGATCAAACAGCTTTCGATGACTTACAACCGGGCCCGACAAAGCCAGATCACCGGCGAGATCATGGAGATCATCGGCGGCGTCGAAGCTTTGGAAGGTTAA
- the atpA gene encoding F0F1 ATP synthase subunit alpha, producing the protein MKFSSDEIASVLQQEIENFDSKIDVREVGTVLEVGDGIARVYGLSGVMAGEMVEFPNGAIGLAFNLEENSVGVIILGDYLTIQEGDEVKALGTLLSVPAGDAVVGRVLDPLGNPLDGKGPVQSDVTRPVEIIATGVAERQPVTEPMQTGIKAIDAMTPIGRGQRELIIGDRKTGKTAIAIDAILNQKGQDVKCFYVAIGQKDSSVAGVVDVLEKYGAMEYTTVIVAGASSPAPLQYVAPYAGTAMAEHFMFNGGHALIVYDDLSKQAVAYRQMSLLMRRPPGREAFPGDVFYCHSRLLERSSKLSDDLGGGSITSLPIIETLEGEVSAYIPTNVISITDGQIYVQPDLFFSGVRPAMNPGISVSRVGGAAQIKAMKKVAGGLRLDLAAFRALEAFAQLGTDLDPATQAQLDRGYRMVELLKQPQYQPLSVAEQVVSLYAGTQGHLDDVEIKTVQQWEKDFLQFINDKHSSLLEKLTQEGALTDDIVSSLEAAIKDFKAGYTPSA; encoded by the coding sequence ATGAAATTTAGCAGCGATGAAATCGCATCGGTCTTGCAACAGGAGATTGAAAACTTCGACAGCAAGATCGATGTTCGCGAGGTCGGTACCGTTCTCGAAGTCGGTGACGGGATCGCGCGTGTGTATGGTCTTTCCGGTGTGATGGCCGGGGAGATGGTGGAGTTCCCCAACGGTGCGATCGGGTTGGCGTTCAACCTGGAAGAGAACAGCGTCGGCGTGATCATCCTGGGGGATTACCTGACGATTCAAGAAGGTGACGAAGTCAAGGCGCTCGGAACGCTGTTGAGCGTGCCGGCCGGTGACGCCGTCGTCGGACGCGTGCTCGATCCGCTGGGCAACCCGCTGGACGGCAAAGGCCCGGTGCAGTCGGACGTCACCCGCCCGGTCGAAATCATCGCCACCGGGGTCGCCGAGCGACAGCCGGTGACCGAGCCGATGCAGACCGGCATCAAAGCGATCGACGCGATGACCCCGATCGGTCGCGGCCAACGCGAATTGATCATCGGTGACCGCAAAACGGGCAAGACCGCCATCGCGATCGATGCGATCTTGAACCAGAAAGGTCAGGACGTGAAATGCTTCTACGTCGCGATCGGCCAAAAGGACAGCTCGGTCGCGGGCGTCGTGGACGTGTTGGAAAAATACGGCGCGATGGAATACACGACCGTGATCGTCGCCGGTGCGAGCTCGCCCGCTCCGCTGCAATACGTCGCCCCCTACGCCGGGACCGCGATGGCCGAACACTTCATGTTCAACGGCGGCCACGCCCTGATCGTCTATGACGATTTGAGCAAGCAAGCGGTCGCCTATCGTCAAATGAGTCTGTTGATGCGACGCCCGCCGGGCCGTGAAGCGTTCCCCGGGGACGTCTTCTACTGCCACAGCCGTCTGCTGGAACGCTCTTCCAAACTGTCCGACGACCTGGGCGGCGGCTCGATCACCAGCTTGCCGATCATCGAAACGCTCGAAGGCGAGGTGTCGGCCTACATTCCGACCAACGTGATTTCGATCACCGACGGCCAGATCTATGTCCAGCCCGACCTGTTCTTCTCCGGTGTTCGCCCCGCGATGAACCCCGGGATTTCGGTCTCCCGCGTCGGCGGTGCCGCCCAGATCAAGGCGATGAAGAAGGTCGCCGGCGGTCTGCGATTGGACCTCGCTGCCTTCCGTGCGTTGGAAGCCTTCGCCCAGTTGGGAACCGACCTGGACCCGGCCACCCAGGCCCAACTGGACCGTGGTTACCGGATGGTCGAATTGCTCAAGCAACCCCAGTACCAACCGCTGTCGGTCGCCGAACAAGTGGTCAGCTTGTACGCCGGGACCCAAGGGCACTTGGATGACGTCGAAATCAAAACCGTCCAACAGTGGGAAAAGGATTTCTTGCAATTCATCAACGACAAACACAGCTCGTTGTTGGAGAAATTGACGCAAGAGGGTGCCTTGACCGACGACATCGTCAGCTCCCTGGAAGCCGCCATCAAAGATTTCAAGGCTGGCTACACGCCGTCTGCCTGA
- the atpH gene encoding ATP synthase F1 subunit delta codes for METPDEVKHETVMDTGAEQLGKTYAQALLGAAQQAGRTEVIVDQLNQVVDEYLRKSPQLAAAFASPRIDLHEKQRVIDKVFGGDFDPLLLTFLKVMASRGRLGHVAAVRDGVLEQYDTMTNQVLAKVSTAVPLDDGLRASITEKLGAATGKKVRLQEVVDADLIGGMVIRIGDTVFDNSVANRLNGIAKRASEGFSAKIAEKFDQLTQ; via the coding sequence ATGGAAACTCCCGACGAAGTAAAACACGAAACGGTGATGGACACCGGGGCCGAGCAACTGGGCAAAACCTACGCCCAGGCATTGCTGGGGGCTGCCCAGCAGGCGGGCCGGACCGAAGTCATTGTCGATCAACTGAACCAGGTGGTCGATGAATACCTTCGCAAAAGCCCGCAGCTTGCCGCCGCCTTTGCTTCGCCGCGCATCGATCTTCACGAAAAACAACGCGTCATCGACAAAGTCTTCGGGGGCGATTTCGATCCGCTGCTGTTGACGTTCTTGAAGGTGATGGCATCGCGTGGCCGGCTCGGACACGTCGCGGCGGTTCGTGACGGGGTGTTGGAACAGTACGACACCATGACCAACCAAGTGCTTGCGAAAGTCAGCACGGCCGTCCCGCTGGACGATGGGTTGCGGGCCTCGATCACGGAAAAGCTGGGGGCCGCAACAGGAAAGAAAGTTCGACTTCAAGAAGTCGTCGACGCCGACTTGATCGGCGGCATGGTGATCCGAATCGGAGACACGGTTTTCGACAACTCCGTCGCCAACCGCCTCAATGGCATCGCCAAACGAGCCAGCGAAGGATTTTCCGCCAAGATCGCTGAGAAATTTGATCAATTGACTCAATAA
- the atpF gene encoding F0F1 ATP synthase subunit B translates to MSYLRFAVMAFAVSFVAVGPPVAFSPLSVQAAEASSEGDAHGDGAHGEGAHEALPPILSFDPGAAVINLAIFLVTFGVLAKFVWPVILGGLKAREEKIAGDLQSAQASNLKAEATLAEYQKKVQEVAGEAQAILAEARRDAQATATKIVDEAKADAQRQSERAQADIETAKKVALAEIASQTSSLAMGVAKQVVGRELKAEDHAELIKRALEEVPSKN, encoded by the coding sequence ATGTCGTACTTGCGTTTTGCCGTCATGGCGTTCGCCGTCTCCTTCGTTGCGGTCGGCCCGCCCGTGGCGTTCTCGCCCCTCTCGGTCCAGGCCGCGGAAGCGTCGTCCGAAGGAGACGCTCATGGTGATGGTGCACACGGCGAGGGTGCCCACGAAGCACTGCCGCCGATCCTGTCGTTCGACCCCGGTGCAGCGGTCATCAATCTGGCGATCTTCCTGGTCACCTTCGGGGTGCTGGCGAAGTTCGTTTGGCCGGTGATCCTGGGTGGATTGAAGGCTCGCGAAGAAAAAATCGCCGGCGATCTGCAGTCGGCCCAGGCGTCCAACCTGAAGGCCGAAGCCACGCTTGCCGAGTACCAGAAAAAGGTGCAGGAAGTGGCCGGTGAGGCCCAGGCCATCTTGGCCGAAGCCCGACGTGACGCCCAAGCGACCGCCACCAAGATCGTCGACGAGGCCAAGGCCGACGCCCAACGTCAAAGCGAACGTGCCCAGGCCGACATCGAAACCGCCAAAAAGGTCGCCCTGGCCGAAATCGCCAGCCAAACCTCCTCCCTGGCAATGGGTGTTGCCAAGCAGGTCGTCGGCCGCGAATTGAAGGCCGAGGACCACGCCGAGCTGATCAAACGGGCGCTCGAAGAGGTCCCGAGCAAGAACTGA